A part of Augochlora pura isolate Apur16 chromosome 1, APUR_v2.2.1, whole genome shotgun sequence genomic DNA contains:
- the LOC144478468 gene encoding arylsulfatase B: MRSPSIFWISLYSLLLVRITSGVSLYERTPHIIVLMVDDLGWNDVSFHGSNQIPTPNIDALGYNGVILNRHYVLPSSTPSRAAFFTGQYPIRIGMQGDGIHGGEPRGLPLNIKILPEYLRGLGYTTKLIGKWHLGFHTPQYTPLHRGFDFFLGFYNSYISYYDYKYSNQNMSGYDMHRGDDPAHGMNREYATDLFTEEAIRVIENHEHARPLYLHVSHLGVHAPLEQPVDPYNDREFNQIREPNRRKYARMVSQLDQSVGRIFHALGDKGMLKDSIILFLTDNGAPSVGKDRNWGSNYPLRGTKFTLYEGGVRGVAALWSSRIQKAARVSNQLVHITDWLPTLYSAAGGDLKDLGEIDGIDQWQIISEGYGRGRDTLLLNIDEVFKTEGAIYSRFKLIRGSVENGYYDGYYGDSGRTIDVLPYSDLVLKCSVSEVIMQHLGGPVTQPSTMLQLRQDATTPNCRPNITYFRRYPYITCNVTECLFDIINDPCETINIAEAYPRIARDLDLYLEKYGHILMRQTRVPVDWLADPRRWNNTWEPWMNSGAAVYVPNAAAMLGNLVCCFHLLVCLISMLLNTFI, translated from the exons ATGCGCAGCCCTTCCATATTTTGGATAAGTTTATATTCGTTGCTCTTAGTGCGAATTACCAGCGGCGTTAGTCTCTACGAAAGGACACCGCACATTATTGTGCTTATGGTCGACGATTTg GGCTGGAACGATGTTAGTTTCCATGGTTCAAATCAGATACCAACTCCAAACATCGACGCTCTAGGATATAACGGAGTTATACTGAACAGACATTATGTATTGCCATCTAGTACACCTTCCAGGGCTGCTTTTTTTACTGGACAATATCCAATACGTATTG GGATGCAGGGTGATGGGATTCATGGTGGTGAACCACGTGGTCTACCtctgaatattaaaattttaccgGAATATTTACGAGGACTGGGATACACAACGAAGTTGATTGGAAAATGGCATTTAGGATTTCATACACCTCAGTATACACCGTTGCATAGAGGTTTCGACTTTTTTCTCGGTTTCTACAATAGCTACATTAGTTACTACGACTACAAGTATTCGAACCAG AATATGAGCGGCTACGATATGCATCGCGGTGACGATCCTGCTCACGGGATGAATCGTGAATACGCTACAGATTTATTCACCGAAGAAGCAATTAGAGTGATCGAGAATCACGAACACGCCAGACCTCTCTATCTTCACGTATCTCATCTTGGGGTTCACGCTCCTTTGGAACAACCTGTGGACCCGTACAATGATCGAGAATTCAATCAGATTCGGGAACCTAATCGACGGAAATACGCCA GAATGGTGTCGCAATTGGATCAATCGGTTGGAAGAATTTTTCATGCATTGGGCGACAAAGGAATGCTGAAGGATTCAATAATCTTGTTCCTCACCGATAATGGAGCTCCGTCCGTTGGAAAAGATAGAAACTGGGGATCGAACTATCCTTTGAGAGGA ACGAAATTCACTTTATACGAAGGTGGCGTGAGAGGTGTGGCAGCATTATGGTCGTCAAGGATACAGAAAGCAGCGCGGGTTTCGAACCAATTGGTGCATATAACCGATTGGTTACCGACACTTTATTCGGCGGCCGGTGGAGATCTAAAGGATCTGGGCGAGATCGATGGTATCGATCAATGGCAAATAATTAGCGAAGGGTACGGCCGTGGCAGAGACACTCTTTTGCTGAATATTGACGAGGTTTTTAAAACCGAAGGGGCAATATACAGTCGGTTTAAATTGATACGAG GTTCCGTCGAAAACGGCTACTATGATGGATACTATGGTGATTCTGGCAGAACAATAGACGTTTTGCCATACTCGGATCTTGTATTGAAATGTTCGGTATCTGAGGTTATTATGCAGCACTTAGGAGGTCCGGTAACACAGCCGAGTACAATGCTACAGCTACGACAGGATGCAACGACACCTAACTGTCGTCCAAATATTACGTATTTCCGTCGGTATCCGTACATCACTTGCAATGTTACGGAATGTCTATTCGATATAATCAACGACCCATGCGAAACGATAAACATTGCGGAAGCATATCCAAGA ATTGCGCGGGACTTAGACCtttatttagagaaatatGGTCATATTTTGATGAGGCAGACAAGAGTACCTGTAGATTGGTTGGCTGATCCTAGGAGATGGAACAACACGTGGGAACCATGGATGAACTCTGGGGCCGCTGTGTACGTTCCGAACGCCGCAGCCATGCTTGGCAATTTAGTCtgttgttttcatttattggTCTGTCTTATTTCTATGCTTTTgaacacttttatttaa